The following are encoded in a window of Pseudomonadota bacterium genomic DNA:
- the zapE gene encoding cell division protein ZapE — MTPTPANAVLHAYDTAIASGAITADPAQRAAATALDGLFTQLTAPGTAKRGVRALFAAKPTRPHGLYLCGDVGRGKSMLMDLFVATISPRMPTRRVHFHAFMLDIHKRLFAYRATARGEVMEQVITELARELRVLCLDELQVSDVTDAMILARLFSGLMDAGVTVLFTSNRRPRELYQGGLQRDQFLVFVDLLEARIPILTIDSPRDYRLAQLRAFKQTYLYPLGEAADDFLLESWAALTGGGANEPLRIAVDGRILRVDKQLHGIAWLTFDELCRRPLGANDYLELCNLCHTVILQAIPALTREDRNEAKRFVTLIDTLYDHRVKLIATAETEPQAIYEQGDGSFEFHRTVSRLMEMQSEAYLALPKI, encoded by the coding sequence ATGACACCAACGCCCGCCAACGCCGTGCTCCACGCCTACGACACCGCCATCGCCAGCGGCGCCATCACCGCCGACCCGGCCCAGCGCGCCGCCGCCACCGCGCTTGATGGGCTGTTCACCCAACTCACCGCCCCCGGCACCGCCAAACGCGGCGTCCGCGCCCTGTTTGCCGCCAAACCCACCCGCCCCCACGGCCTCTATCTCTGCGGCGATGTCGGGCGCGGCAAATCCATGCTGATGGATTTATTCGTCGCCACCATCAGCCCGCGCATGCCCACCCGCAGGGTCCATTTCCACGCCTTCATGCTCGACATCCATAAGCGCCTGTTCGCCTACCGCGCGACCGCCCGCGGCGAGGTCATGGAGCAAGTAATCACCGAGCTGGCGCGCGAGCTGCGCGTGCTCTGCCTCGATGAGCTGCAGGTGAGCGATGTCACCGACGCGATGATCCTCGCCCGCCTGTTCTCGGGCCTGATGGATGCGGGCGTCACCGTGCTGTTCACCAGCAACCGCCGCCCGCGCGAGCTCTACCAGGGCGGCCTCCAGCGCGACCAATTCCTCGTATTCGTGGATCTTCTCGAAGCCCGCATCCCCATCCTCACCATCGACAGCCCGCGCGATTACCGCCTCGCCCAGCTGCGTGCCTTCAAGCAAACCTACCTTTATCCACTCGGCGAAGCGGCCGATGATTTCCTGCTCGAAAGCTGGGCCGCCCTCACTGGCGGCGGCGCGAACGAGCCGCTGCGCATCGCGGTCGATGGCCGCATCCTGCGGGTCGATAAACAACTGCATGGCATCGCCTGGCTGACCTTCGACGAGCTATGCCGCCGCCCCCTCGGCGCGAACGATTACCTCGAATTGTGCAACCTCTGCCACACCGTCATCCTGCAAGCCATCCCCGCCCTCACCCGCGAAGATCGTAACGAGGCCAAGCGCTTCGTCACCCTCATCGACACGCTGTATGACCACCGCGTCAAACTCATCGCCACGGCAGAAACCGAGCCGCAAGCCATTTACGAGCAAGGCGATGGCAGCTTCGAATTCCACCGCACCGTCTCGCGCCTGATGGAAATGCAAAGCGAAGCCTATCTCGCCCTGCCGAAGATTTAG
- the ispH gene encoding 4-hydroxy-3-methylbut-2-enyl diphosphate reductase gives MQTPSSIPPLTVYLAAPRGFCAGVDRAIEIVEQALALYGAPIYVRHEIVHNRWVVEDLRAKGVIFVEEVDEIPAGGITVFSAHGISEKVETDAKLRALPIIDATCPLVTKVHNQARRYEREGYEIVLIGHAGHPEVEGTSGRVAKVYLVENIADVATLTVATPEKLAYVTQTTLSVDDTKSIIAALKEKFPTIHGPDTRDICYATQNRQLAVKELAKKVQLLLVVGSANSSNSNRLRDLGTECGIAAHLIDDATDIDPRWIDGIDTIGLTAGASAPELLVERVITFLETLRVVHVEPFAVVAENVAFNLPPEVRNQPFKDRLKA, from the coding sequence ATGCAAACGCCATCCTCCATCCCGCCACTGACCGTCTATCTCGCCGCGCCACGCGGCTTTTGCGCCGGTGTGGACCGCGCGATCGAAATCGTCGAGCAAGCCCTCGCCCTGTATGGCGCGCCCATTTACGTGCGCCACGAGATCGTCCATAACCGCTGGGTGGTCGAGGATCTGCGCGCCAAAGGCGTCATTTTTGTCGAGGAGGTGGATGAAATCCCCGCCGGCGGCATCACCGTTTTCTCCGCCCACGGCATCTCGGAAAAGGTCGAAACCGACGCCAAACTGCGCGCCCTGCCCATCATCGACGCCACCTGCCCACTCGTCACCAAAGTGCACAACCAGGCCCGCCGCTACGAGCGCGAGGGCTACGAAATCGTCCTCATCGGCCATGCCGGGCACCCGGAGGTCGAGGGCACCAGCGGCCGCGTCGCCAAGGTCTACCTCGTCGAAAACATCGCGGATGTGGCCACCCTCACCGTCGCCACGCCGGAAAAACTGGCCTACGTCACCCAAACCACCCTCAGCGTGGATGACACCAAATCCATCATCGCCGCGCTGAAGGAGAAATTCCCAACCATTCACGGCCCGGACACGCGCGACATTTGCTACGCCACCCAGAACCGCCAGCTCGCGGTCAAGGAACTGGCCAAAAAAGTGCAGCTGCTGCTGGTCGTCGGCTCGGCCAATTCCAGCAACAGCAACCGCCTGCGCGACCTTGGCACCGAATGCGGCATCGCCGCCCACCTGATCGACGACGCCACCGATATCGACCCGCGCTGGATCGACGGCATCGACACGATCGGCCTCACCGCCGGCGCCTCCGCCCCGGAATTGCTGGTCGAGCGCGTCATCACCTTCCTCGAAACCCTGCGCGTCGTGCATGTCGAGCCCTTCGCCGTCGTCGCCGAAAATGTCGCCTTCAACCTGCCCCCGGAAGTCCGCAACCAGCCGTTTAAAGACCGGCTAAAAGCATAA